In one Roseburia intestinalis L1-82 genomic region, the following are encoded:
- a CDS encoding arsenate reductase family protein: MLFIEYPKCSTCQKAKKWLDEHEITYTDRHIVEQNPSYEELKEWHEKSGLPLKKFFNTSGLLYKEMKLKDRLPEMSGDEQLKLLATNGMLVKRPLIVDGSTVITGFKEKEWSEHFL, from the coding sequence ATGCTTTTTATAGAATATCCCAAATGTTCCACCTGTCAGAAAGCGAAAAAATGGCTGGATGAACATGAGATTACATATACGGATCGTCACATCGTAGAGCAGAATCCGTCCTACGAGGAATTGAAAGAATGGCATGAAAAGAGCGGTCTGCCATTAAAGAAATTTTTTAACACCAGCGGACTTTTATATAAAGAAATGAAGCTTAAGGACAGGCTTCCTGAAATGAGCGGGGACGAGCAGTTAAAGCTGCTTGCGACAAACGGAATGCTGGTAAAACGTCCATTGATCGTAGATGGAAGTACGGTAATTACCGGCTTTAAAGAAAAGGAATGGTCAGAGCACTTTTTATAA